The Streptomyces sp. NBC_00435 nucleotide sequence CATAAGGTGGGGCACATGAACGATCGCATGGTGTGGATCGACTGCGAGATGACCGGGCTCTCGTTGACGGACGACGCACTTATCGAGGTGGCCGCACTGGTCACCGACTCGGAGCTCAACGTGCTCGGCGAAGGCGTGGACATTGTGATCCGCCCGCCGGACGCGGCCCTGGAGACCATGCCCGACGTGGTGCGCGAGATGCACACCTCTTCCGGCCTGCTCGACGAGCTGGCCGGCGGGACCACCCTCGCGGACGCCGAGGCACAGGTCCTGGCCTACGTACGGGAACACGTCAAGGAACCGCGCAAGGCCCCGCTCTGCGGAAACACGGTCGGCACCGACCGCGGCTTCCTGCTGCGCGACATGGCCGCCCTGGAGGGGTACCTGCACTACCGGATCGTGGACGTGTCCTCGATCAAGGAGCTGGCGCGCCGGTGGTACCCGCGCGCGTACTTCAACAGCCCCCCGAAGAACGGCAACCACCGGGCGCTCGCGGACATCAAGGAGTCCATCGCCGAGCTGCGCTACTACCGGGAGGCGGTCTTCGTGCCGCAGCCCGGACCGGACTCGGACACGGCGCGGACCATCGCCGCCAAGCACGTGGTCCCCGGCGCGTAGCACCCCCGGAGGCGGGCACGGGGAAAGGAGGGAGCGAGCACCCTCCCGGACCCTGTACCCTTTTCTTCGGCCGGTCGGTTTTCCGTCCGGACATGGTGGGTGTAGCTCAGTTGGTAGAGCACCTGGTTGTGGTCCAGGTGGCCGCGGGTTCAAGTCCCGTCACTCACCCTGCGAGAGGGCCCCGTTCCGCGAAAGCGGAGCGGGGCCCTTCGCCTTTGTCAGAACAGCAGGTTGTACCTCTCGAAGCCGGTGGCGACCTTCACCCGAGCCGCGAACGGCTTGGTGGCGACGCCCGTGCCCCGGTAGAACCAGAGCGCGCCCGCGGCGTCGCGCGCCACGAGATCGGCCTTGCCGTCCGAATTCAGGTCACCCGGGGACAGCAGGGAGTCGTAGATCTGCCAGCCGGTGCCGATCTGCACCCGACCGGCGAGCGGCTTCGCCGCCGTGCCGGTCCCCTGGTAGAGCCACAGCTTGCCGGCGGGGTCCCGGGCCACCAGGTCGGCCTTGCCGTCACCGGTCACATCGGTGCCGCCCACGAGCGTGTCGAAGATGTTCCAGCCCCCGCCGATCTTCACCCTGGAGGCGAGCGGCTTCGAGTCCACTCCGGTGCCCGCGTACAGCCACAGGGTGCCCGCGGTGTCCCGCGCCAGCAGGTCCGCCTTCTTGTCGCCGGTCAGGTCCGAGGCGCCGACCAGCGTGCTGTAGATGTTCCAGCCGCCACCGACCCTCAGCCGGTCCTTGTAGACGGCGCCGTCACCGGACGTCGGGTAGAACCACAGCACTCCGGCCTTGTCCCGCGCCACCGCGCCCGGCCCGGTGCTCTGTACGGTCACCGGCCCCAGCCGGGTCAGCGCCGAGTACTGGTTCCACTCCGGGCTGCCGCCGACCGGATCCACCGGAACGAACGCGTCCGGCACCTTGCCGGTGCTGCGGTAGTCCCACAGGTCGCCGTCCGCGCTCCGGGCCAGGACCCGGAAGCGCTCGGTCACCGGGATCGGGCTGGCGACCGCGAAGTCCGCCGTCTTCTCCGGGTTACCGGTGCCGAAGCTGTACACCTCGTAGACCGCTTCGATGCGCAGCCGCCAGGCCGGAGCCGTGGCTTCCGCCTTCAGCTTGTAGGTGACCGTGTAGTCCCCGGGCTTCTTGATGTCGCACCAGACCCCACCGCCGTCGCCGGTCGAGTGGTTGCACTCGGCACCGTCGGCGCCGGCCGCGTCGGCACTCTCGACGGCGACCTTCAGCTCGCCGTCGTCCCAGCGACGGAAGCCCGGCGCCGCGGACATGCCCAGTGCCAGCTTGCCCTTGTCGACCGCGTGGAGCTTCACCGTGTGCTGCACGGAGCCACCGGCCGGCAGTGGCGGCGTCGACATCGCGACGGTGTTCTGCGCGACGTGCGCCTTGGTCTTCACGGTGACCGTCGCGTGCGCCCGACGCGGACCGACGGCCTGCGAGCCCGCGGTCTGCGCCTCCTTGATGCCCGCGTCGACGCTCTGCCCGCGCGGTACGTAGACGAGGCCGTAGTAGGCCGTCGCACCGTCCACCGTCGCGCTCGCGGCAGACAGTTCGGGGGCCGGGTTGTTCCACCCCTTCAGGTCGCACAGGTACACGCCGGCGATCCCGGCCTTCGGCGCGCAGCCGTCCGTCGGGTCCACGGTCAGCCCGGCCGGCACCCCGCCGCCGGACCAGCCGGCGTCCGTGAGCGGCTTCTTGCTCAGTACGTAGACGTACGTACCGTCGGGCTGCCCGTCGTTCTGCCCGCCCCCGCCCGACGGTGACAGCCAGACCCGCCCCTCGCCCGGCATCAGGACCTTGTCCGTGACCGGGTCGAAGTAGAACGTCGGGTCCCCGGCCGCCATGGCGCTTCCCGCACCCACGAGGCCACCGGTGACGAACAGCGCCACCGCGGCGCCGATGCTCATAACTCTTCGCACAATCCCCCCATGCATTTGATCAATCGGCGGACGCTAGCACGCACCGCCATCGGCGGCCCCGGCCGGGGGCCATGTGCCGTGACCCGGCACCGGGCGGCTTCGGAGACTGCCGACACCCGGCGGTTCCGTCCCCCCAGGTCCTCCCGTAACCTGCCCGTCGGCACGCCGGGACCCCGGCCGCCATCGGGGGATCACACGCGCTTCAGGCACGCCACTTCGCGCCGCCGGCCGCACTGGCGGTCCCGCCCTCGGCCCGCCCCTGCCCGGCCACCGCGCCTCCCGAGGACACGGGCTGCCTCCGGCTCGTCCCGTACCACGTGACCGGCACGGTGATCTCCAACGGCCGCGGCTCCCACTACGAGGCCCGTCTCTCCGCCGGAGCCCACTCCCCCGTGTCCGTGGGCTTCCCCACCGACTCCCCGCTGCTCATCCGCATGGTCAAGAGCGGTCTCGTGACGGCGACCGTCTGGCGAGGACGCATCACCGCGGTCTCCATGGGCCTGGCCTGCTTCCGGCGACGGCCGGCGCCTTCGGCGTGTGGTTCGCCTGCTGGCTGCTGCGCCGCTCCGAGGACTACCTGGCCGGCCGCACCCGCCCGGTGACGGTTGCCGGGTGGGTCGTGATGGGGGTGCTCGCCCTCATCCCACTGACGCTGCCGGCCCTGGCGACGGCCGGGCGGGGCCACTAGCTCTGTTGCCGGAAAGCGTCCGCGTGGTCCGCCGCCCAGGTGGCGAACGTGCGCGGCGCGTGACCCGTGAGGCGCTCGACCGCGTCGGTGAGGTCGACCGGGAGACCGTCGGCGGCGGCCCAGAAGTCGAGCAGGGCCTCGGCGTACGGGCCCGGTATGAATCCGTCGACCTCGGACTTCCACTGGTCGCGCGAGACGGGCTCGAAGGGTATGTGGTGGCCGATCACGTCGCCCAGTATCGCCAGCTGCGCGGCGAAGGTCAGGGTCTGCGGCCCGGTCAGGGTGTACGCGCGAGCTCCGAGGGACGGGTCGGCGAGAACCGCGAAGGCCGCTTCGGCGAGGTCGGTCTCGTGGACCGGGTCGCAGTAGGCGCCCGGGTAGGGCAGGTGGACCGGGCGGCCCGATTTCAGCGACCAGGCCCAGCCGAAGGCATTGCTCGCGAAGGACCCGGGGCGCAGCAATGTCGTGCGCAGCGGGGAGGCGAGCAGGGCCCGCTCCACCGCGAGGTGGGACACGGCCAGGGGGCTGTCGGCGGCGTCGGGTGCGAGGACCGAGGAGGAGGACAGGAGGACGACGTGCTCGACGCCGGCGCTGACCGCCTCCTTCACGAAGGCGTCGACGGCGGAGGCCTCGGCGTAGAGGAAGACGGAGCGGACTCCGGCGAGGGCACCCGGGAAGGTGGCGGGATCGGAGAGGTCGCAGTGGACGGTGCCGGGTTTGTCGGGCTCGCGGGATGCGAGGCGGTGTGGGACACCGTGGGCAGTGAGGAGGGAGGAGAGACCGCGGGCGACGGCCCCGCGGCCACCGGTGACGAGGATCTTCGACATGGCATCTTCCTGTTCTAGACTGGTCATGTGACGCAGATTCTGTGTGGCGCAATCTCTGCGCCACACAGACAAATTTGAAGCACGGAGAAGCCGATGTCAACCGATTACGCTCGTTCGAGTGATGAGTGGACCCGCGCCGAGCTGCTCGCGCGCATCGTCACCGAGAGCCAGCGGCACTACGCCGACTACTCACTCTTCAACCAGGCCATGGCCGACCACGTCGGCCTGCACCCCACCGACATGCAGTGCGTCTCGCTCCTCGACATGGAGCCCGGCCCGGTCAGCACCGGTGACATCGCCCGCCTCACCGGCCTGACCTCGGGATCCGCCACCCGGCTCGTCGACCGCATGGTCAAGGCCGGCATCGTCGAACGCCACTCCGACCCGAACGACCGCCGCCGCTCCCTCGTCTCCCTCGCGCCCGCCGCCCGCGACCGGATCGGCGCCGCCTGGGAGACCCCCGGCCGCGCCTTCGGCGCCGTCCTGCAGAGCTACTCCGACACCGAACTCACCGTCATCGCCGACTACCTCCACCGCGCCGCCGAAGTCGGCCGTGCCCAGGCCAAGCGCCTGGCCTCGGGCGACACCGACTGACAGCCCCCGCACGCCTGCACGCCACGGGCGGACCGCGTCTACCGAACCGGTCGTTCCGCCGCTAACCTCCGGCCCAACGGGCAACAACGCGCGCCGGAGAAACGGGAGGGTCGGCGTGCGGCTGGAGGTTGTCCGTGTCCCCTTCCCCACCCCCGCTCGCGCCGCCTCACCCGCCCGCCCCCGCGGGCTTCCGCGGGATCCTGGCCCTCGGCGGCGGCGCCCTCCCCCTCTACGGGTTCCTCGCGCGACTCCCCGCCGCGCTGTGCCCCATCGGGACGCTGCTGCTCATCAACGAACGCGACGGCATCGGCGACGCCGGCACGGTCGCCGCCGCCCTCTGGCTCGGCCAGGCCCTCGGCGGTCCGGTCATCGGCCGGCTGGCCGACCGGCACGGTCACCGACCCGTCCTGCTGCTCGCCTGCGCCGCCAACGCCACCGTGCTCCTCGCCCTCGTCGCCGCCGTCCTCGGCGGGCTGCCGCTGCCCGTCCGCATCGCGTGCGCCGTCGCCGCCGGCCTCACGGTGCCGCAGGTCGGACCGCTGGCCCGGGCCCGCTGGGCGCGGCTGGCCGGAGACGACAAGGCCCTGGTCACAGCCGCGATCTCGTTCGACACCACACTCGACGAGGTCGGGTTCGTGGTGGGGCCCGCGCTGGCCGGGATCCTCGCGGTGACCGTGCATCCCGCCTCTGCCCTGGTCCTCGCAGCCGGCCTGATCCTGGCCTTCGGGACGCTCTTCGCCGTGCATCCCACAGCGCCCGGGCCGGCGGAAAGCGGCGCCGCCGCACGTGCCGACGTACGACTGTGGTCCGCGGGGCTGGTCCTGCTGTTCGTCATGGCCGTCCTGCAGGGCGCCTCGTGGAGCGCCGCCAATACCGGGGTCAACGCGCTCGCCGAAGCGGCCGGCTCCCCCGGTTCCGCCGGGCTGGTCTGGTCCGCCATGGCCGTGACCAGCTCGATCGCCGGCTTCGTGACGGTGGCCCGGCCCGGTCCGGCCACGCCGGGCGTCCGGCTGCGCCTGACCATCACCGCCCAGGCCCTGCTGACGCTGCCGCTGCTCGCCGTCTCCGGCCCGTGGGGGGCCGCCTTCGCCGTCGCCGGCATCGGGCTGGCCGTCGCCCCGCACCTGATCGCCCTCTTCGGCCTCGTGGAACGCACTGGCCCCGCGCAGCGGATGGGTGAGGCGATGACCCTGGCCGGCAGCGGTCTGATCATCGGCCAGGCACTGGCCGCGGCAGTGGCCGGACCGCTGGCCGAGGCGTACGGACACCGGGCGGCCTTCGCCCTGTCCTGCGGTGCGGCAGCCGCCTCCGCGGTAGTGGCATGGGCCGCCGCCGGCCGGGTACTGGCCCCCCGACCCGGCACGGCGGGGCCCGGCCAGGCCGTTTCCTTCGGATCACTTCGCTGACCGGCCGAAGACGGCGGCGAGGTGGATTTCGGTAGTTGAAGACCTTCGCCCACGTCCCGTCCGCGGCCCACACGCGCAGGCGGTTGTGGGCGACCTTCCACGAGCCGACGTGTTCGGGCAGGCCCATCCACGGCGTCCCGGTGCGGTACATGAACGCGATTGCGTCGATCACTTACCGGTGATCACGCCGCCGCCCACCCCTCCGAGGTGTCCGGTCCGGCAGCCGCGGCTCGGTAGGTGTCCACTGCGCGTCAGTCAACGACGCACCGGGCCAGCGATCAGATGATCGGAAGGCTACCGCTCAACTGTCGTGACGCCGTCGGCGCTCCCGAAGCCGCCGTACATGCCTGGTGTACTGCCCAGCCTGCGACCTCTGAGCGCGATCGAGGAAAAGCGCTTGGGGATCCGCCGCGCGCTCGTACAGCTCGACTTCGAA carries:
- a CDS encoding MFS transporter, which codes for MSPSPPPLAPPHPPAPAGFRGILALGGGALPLYGFLARLPAALCPIGTLLLINERDGIGDAGTVAAALWLGQALGGPVIGRLADRHGHRPVLLLACAANATVLLALVAAVLGGLPLPVRIACAVAAGLTVPQVGPLARARWARLAGDDKALVTAAISFDTTLDEVGFVVGPALAGILAVTVHPASALVLAAGLILAFGTLFAVHPTAPGPAESGAAARADVRLWSAGLVLLFVMAVLQGASWSAANTGVNALAEAAGSPGSAGLVWSAMAVTSSIAGFVTVARPGPATPGVRLRLTITAQALLTLPLLAVSGPWGAAFAVAGIGLAVAPHLIALFGLVERTGPAQRMGEAMTLAGSGLIIGQALAAAVAGPLAEAYGHRAAFALSCGAAAASAVVAWAAAGRVLAPRPGTAGPGQAVSFGSLR
- a CDS encoding FG-GAP repeat domain-containing protein; its protein translation is MSIGAAVALFVTGGLVGAGSAMAAGDPTFYFDPVTDKVLMPGEGRVWLSPSGGGGQNDGQPDGTYVYVLSKKPLTDAGWSGGGVPAGLTVDPTDGCAPKAGIAGVYLCDLKGWNNPAPELSAASATVDGATAYYGLVYVPRGQSVDAGIKEAQTAGSQAVGPRRAHATVTVKTKAHVAQNTVAMSTPPLPAGGSVQHTVKLHAVDKGKLALGMSAAPGFRRWDDGELKVAVESADAAGADGAECNHSTGDGGGVWCDIKKPGDYTVTYKLKAEATAPAWRLRIEAVYEVYSFGTGNPEKTADFAVASPIPVTERFRVLARSADGDLWDYRSTGKVPDAFVPVDPVGGSPEWNQYSALTRLGPVTVQSTGPGAVARDKAGVLWFYPTSGDGAVYKDRLRVGGGWNIYSTLVGASDLTGDKKADLLARDTAGTLWLYAGTGVDSKPLASRVKIGGGWNIFDTLVGGTDVTGDGKADLVARDPAGKLWLYQGTGTAAKPLAGRVQIGTGWQIYDSLLSPGDLNSDGKADLVARDAAGALWFYRGTGVATKPFAARVKVATGFERYNLLF
- the orn gene encoding oligoribonuclease, which encodes MNDRMVWIDCEMTGLSLTDDALIEVAALVTDSELNVLGEGVDIVIRPPDAALETMPDVVREMHTSSGLLDELAGGTTLADAEAQVLAYVREHVKEPRKAPLCGNTVGTDRGFLLRDMAALEGYLHYRIVDVSSIKELARRWYPRAYFNSPPKNGNHRALADIKESIAELRYYREAVFVPQPGPDSDTARTIAAKHVVPGA
- a CDS encoding MarR family winged helix-turn-helix transcriptional regulator, which translates into the protein MSTDYARSSDEWTRAELLARIVTESQRHYADYSLFNQAMADHVGLHPTDMQCVSLLDMEPGPVSTGDIARLTGLTSGSATRLVDRMVKAGIVERHSDPNDRRRSLVSLAPAARDRIGAAWETPGRAFGAVLQSYSDTELTVIADYLHRAAEVGRAQAKRLASGDTD
- a CDS encoding NAD(P)H-binding protein — protein: MSKILVTGGRGAVARGLSSLLTAHGVPHRLASREPDKPGTVHCDLSDPATFPGALAGVRSVFLYAEASAVDAFVKEAVSAGVEHVVLLSSSSVLAPDAADSPLAVSHLAVERALLASPLRTTLLRPGSFASNAFGWAWSLKSGRPVHLPYPGAYCDPVHETDLAEAAFAVLADPSLGARAYTLTGPQTLTFAAQLAILGDVIGHHIPFEPVSRDQWKSEVDGFIPGPYAEALLDFWAAADGLPVDLTDAVERLTGHAPRTFATWAADHADAFRQQS